A genomic window from Haladaptatus caseinilyticus includes:
- a CDS encoding DUF7561 family protein has protein sequence MAIEKCDGCGEGVPIAGGIANLWNTSPQSSGGMTLEFEDGSEHFLCYACIEELPDFPTSEDVAAIGNAE, from the coding sequence ATGGCCATCGAGAAATGCGACGGTTGTGGTGAGGGGGTGCCCATCGCTGGTGGCATCGCCAATCTCTGGAACACGTCTCCGCAGTCGTCGGGTGGGATGACGTTGGAGTTCGAGGACGGAAGCGAGCACTTCCTCTGTTATGCCTGTATCGAAGAATTACCGGATTTTCCGACGAGCGAGGACGTCGCAGCAATCGGTAACGCCGAGTAA
- a CDS encoding DUF4350 domain-containing protein, which translates to MRRRTFLSALATATASAPITATLSSEVRAASGQISPVECYSTSSFTDSSGGELTDSSFIAVWAEDTATNNDGDSNGDATLYSSGTSIPTVVSDSNVVAAGSTLVEDGTNWQRGNEEFVLNTWDDELGGSGTVLWDEGHGQYYTLSKFSNFESYAENNGYTVTATSNLSNDLSSADAVVVTSPANAFTSQELSDLNDFVAAGGSVFLYSQSDYSDYDETANLNDVASYLGLAFRFNDDEVLDTSNNGGADYKPLTDEFNTSFNYFADRDGLGLDKDKTYTVDVTAVTDGDTVDVQFDDGSTESIRILGIDTPEKAANSSAERVQEWEGIESLDYLGTWGSNATTYAKGELDGKTVDLSFDQNEPVRDAYGRVLGYLHYDADGSGSRDDFYNRNAVRDGYARVYGSGFSHHDSFWSAEDTARSNGTNVWGDSDPENTTEIRNRAVDDLFFPTTSSVKTSSGAVADSRVPVYAESTATQSGGYSYSGDIPLAAVDESANVAMVGSPLIDETYESSEGFAVDTSGYENFVFLTNLIDYLTDTTGDVLIDGGHGQFDASYALSNDDAAYYQRFLEGVGISFEQSNSLDTFDLSRWRAVVVTTPVSAFTQAEIDALTAFIADGGAVVLVGAGTAPSSARANLNDLASGLGSDLRINDDQVTDSSNNVNSNSEIPTTTSFDTSFPLFDAYDGSTGGGGGSGSLSVAQIHADAAGDDTNNLNDEYVVFENTGSGDLDLTGWSVQDEVGKTYDFPSGFTLAAGAQVTLHTGTGTDTQTDLYWGNTGSAVWNNGGDTVYVYDDSGTLHTSKSY; encoded by the coding sequence ATGCGACGACGAACATTCCTGTCCGCGCTCGCAACAGCAACAGCATCTGCACCAATTACGGCGACTCTCAGTTCCGAGGTTCGCGCCGCCTCGGGTCAGATTTCGCCGGTCGAATGTTATTCCACGTCGAGCTTCACTGATTCCAGCGGGGGCGAACTGACTGACAGTTCGTTCATCGCCGTCTGGGCGGAAGACACCGCCACGAACAACGATGGCGACAGTAATGGCGACGCTACGCTCTACAGTAGTGGAACGTCGATTCCAACCGTCGTTTCGGACTCGAACGTCGTCGCCGCCGGTTCGACGCTCGTCGAGGACGGCACTAACTGGCAGCGAGGTAACGAGGAGTTCGTCCTGAACACGTGGGACGACGAACTCGGTGGCTCCGGAACCGTTCTCTGGGACGAAGGCCACGGCCAATACTACACCCTCAGCAAATTCTCGAACTTCGAAAGCTATGCCGAGAACAACGGCTACACGGTGACGGCAACGAGCAACCTCTCGAACGACCTCAGTTCGGCGGACGCGGTCGTCGTCACCTCGCCCGCGAACGCGTTCACCAGTCAGGAACTCAGCGACCTCAACGACTTCGTCGCGGCAGGCGGTTCCGTCTTCCTGTATAGTCAATCCGACTACAGCGACTACGACGAGACGGCCAACCTGAACGACGTCGCAAGCTATCTCGGACTCGCGTTCCGGTTCAACGACGACGAAGTTCTCGACACGTCAAACAACGGCGGTGCGGATTACAAACCGCTGACCGATGAATTCAACACATCGTTCAACTACTTCGCCGACCGCGACGGACTCGGCCTCGACAAGGACAAGACGTACACCGTGGACGTTACCGCCGTTACCGACGGCGACACAGTCGATGTGCAGTTCGACGACGGTTCGACCGAGAGCATCCGCATTCTCGGGATCGACACGCCCGAGAAAGCGGCGAACAGTTCCGCAGAGCGCGTTCAGGAGTGGGAGGGCATCGAATCGCTCGATTACCTCGGAACGTGGGGCAGCAACGCGACCACCTACGCGAAGGGAGAACTCGACGGGAAGACGGTGGACCTCTCGTTCGACCAAAACGAACCCGTCCGTGATGCGTACGGCCGCGTCCTGGGCTATCTCCACTACGACGCTGACGGCAGTGGTTCCCGGGATGACTTCTACAACCGAAACGCGGTTCGAGACGGCTACGCCCGTGTCTATGGGTCCGGCTTCTCTCACCACGACAGCTTCTGGAGTGCGGAAGACACGGCCCGCTCGAACGGCACGAACGTCTGGGGAGACAGTGACCCCGAGAACACGACCGAAATCCGTAACCGAGCGGTAGACGACCTGTTCTTCCCGACCACGTCGAGCGTCAAAACGTCATCCGGCGCGGTCGCGGATTCCCGCGTTCCGGTCTACGCCGAGAGCACGGCGACCCAGAGCGGTGGTTACTCCTACAGCGGCGACATCCCGCTCGCGGCAGTTGACGAGTCCGCGAACGTCGCGATGGTCGGAAGTCCACTCATCGACGAGACCTACGAGAGCTCCGAAGGCTTCGCGGTCGATACCTCGGGCTACGAGAACTTCGTCTTCCTGACGAACCTCATCGATTACCTCACCGACACGACCGGTGACGTTCTCATCGACGGTGGCCACGGCCAGTTCGACGCGAGTTATGCACTCTCGAACGACGATGCCGCCTACTACCAGCGATTCCTCGAAGGCGTCGGCATCTCCTTCGAGCAGTCGAACAGCCTCGACACCTTCGACCTCTCGCGCTGGCGAGCGGTCGTCGTCACGACGCCCGTCTCGGCGTTTACGCAAGCAGAAATCGATGCACTCACCGCCTTCATCGCGGACGGTGGCGCGGTCGTCCTCGTCGGTGCTGGCACGGCACCATCGAGTGCTCGTGCAAACCTGAACGACCTCGCGTCGGGACTCGGGTCCGACCTGCGCATCAACGATGACCAGGTCACCGACAGTTCGAACAACGTCAACAGCAACTCCGAGATTCCGACGACCACCTCCTTCGACACTTCCTTCCCGCTCTTCGATGCCTACGATGGCTCGACCGGCGGTGGTGGTGGAAGCGGGTCGCTCTCGGTCGCCCAGATTCACGCGGACGCAGCGGGCGACGACACGAACAATCTGAACGACGAGTACGTCGTCTTCGAAAACACCGGCAGCGGTGACCTCGACCTGACAGGTTGGTCCGTGCAGGATGAAGTCGGGAAGACGTACGACTTCCCGAGCGGCTTTACCCTCGCCGCGGGCGCACAAGTGACGCTCCACACCGGAACCGGAACGGACACCCAGACCGACCTCTACTGGGGCAACACTGGTTCCGCAGTCTGGAACAACGGCGGCGACACCGTCTATGTCTACGACGACAGCGGCACGCTGCATACCAGCAAGTCGTACTGA
- a CDS encoding YkgJ family cysteine cluster protein yields MKVNCEGCAGCCIDWRAIGPTTSNHERRGPRKPLDDTYNLVPLTREDVIEFHNAGLTDALTPRLWEDESGVEIDGVELAAIRGKPAFFVGIRKPLKPVAPFGTEASWLPTCAFLDPRTLQCRIHGDDAYPEECAEYPGHNLKLGQRTECERVEESFGGERLLDGEPPHTLSGLLLGPQAIGGKVFVYPEPEELEGLVVRLIDDDLTDDDRARFVAAAVAAKPGTTGTNREIYESTLNEVRTSNSWVGQAITDWKSIATNDEPDPSVTMRVEDERGAPPTPGW; encoded by the coding sequence ATGAAGGTGAACTGCGAGGGGTGTGCCGGGTGCTGTATCGACTGGCGAGCCATCGGACCAACCACTTCGAACCACGAGCGACGTGGCCCTCGGAAACCGCTCGACGACACATACAATCTCGTCCCACTCACGCGCGAAGACGTGATCGAGTTTCACAACGCCGGACTCACCGACGCCCTGACACCTCGCCTCTGGGAGGACGAATCCGGCGTGGAAATCGACGGTGTCGAATTGGCCGCAATCCGAGGCAAACCCGCCTTTTTCGTGGGAATTCGGAAACCACTGAAACCGGTCGCACCGTTCGGAACAGAGGCTTCGTGGCTTCCGACGTGTGCGTTTCTCGACCCACGCACGCTCCAGTGTCGGATTCACGGCGACGATGCGTATCCGGAAGAATGTGCAGAGTACCCCGGCCACAACCTCAAACTCGGTCAGCGAACCGAATGTGAGCGAGTCGAAGAGTCGTTCGGAGGCGAGCGGTTGCTGGACGGCGAACCGCCGCACACGCTTTCAGGGCTACTACTCGGCCCACAGGCGATCGGCGGAAAGGTGTTCGTCTATCCCGAACCCGAGGAGTTGGAGGGTCTCGTGGTACGCCTCATCGATGACGACCTGACCGACGACGACCGTGCCCGATTCGTCGCCGCCGCAGTCGCCGCGAAACCCGGAACGACGGGAACCAACCGTGAGATATACGAAAGTACGCTGAACGAGGTTCGAACGTCGAACTCATGGGTCGGGCAGGCGATTACTGACTGGAAATCGATAGCCACAAACGACGAACCGGACCCATCGGTAACTATGCGAGTCGAGGACGAACGCGGTGCCCCGCCTACTCCCGGTTGGTGA
- a CDS encoding DUF5786 family protein, which produces MSMGAYDEEEHERRERKNSTVDASFDDVRSNYHGTVEYDSGDSAEDLLKQFEEIKSQ; this is translated from the coding sequence ATGTCAATGGGTGCCTATGACGAAGAAGAACACGAGCGCCGTGAACGGAAAAACAGTACCGTGGACGCGAGTTTTGATGATGTCCGTTCCAACTATCACGGTACTGTTGAATATGATTCCGGCGACTCAGCGGAAGATTTACTGAAGCAGTTCGAGGAGATTAAGTCGCAATAG
- a CDS encoding DUF5784 family protein, with amino-acid sequence MASPLRFRRSSERWNDDRIIEELYSHLDSNLGARSVTPHYVGPDGFETRRFEMDNGDMALFTWNDDFAYWLGNTETPPALWRTSKYTFDEVPYQIARWGQRELLADLTVESPWLAKYDYLSWFFLPVLFSKDGRETSRAFFRKYDAGFPDTTRDEALSFYERFLRTGALDDYRYTMASKLGTSQYFDKNRMSSAMSEFTVAKLLTEAGYDVIPEIEVTTGHSLDFRADPRNGSHDQSSLVEVTRPQPPTQRAADTPVAALRETAETKSNGQLNEHGGGAVMFVDCSGFRDDEWSAVVGEQPDVRHRPAVVFRARPSGAIDAYKKGSVPLSLSQAVEWV; translated from the coding sequence GTGGCAAGCCCGCTCCGCTTTCGCCGCTCTTCGGAGCGGTGGAATGACGATCGCATCATCGAGGAGTTATACTCTCACCTCGACTCGAACCTCGGCGCACGTTCGGTAACGCCCCATTATGTTGGACCGGACGGTTTCGAGACACGCCGATTCGAGATGGACAACGGCGATATGGCGCTGTTTACGTGGAACGACGATTTCGCATACTGGCTCGGCAACACGGAGACGCCGCCGGCACTCTGGCGCACGTCGAAGTACACCTTCGATGAAGTACCGTACCAAATCGCCCGCTGGGGGCAACGCGAACTCCTCGCCGATCTCACCGTTGAATCACCATGGTTGGCTAAATACGATTATCTCTCGTGGTTCTTCCTTCCCGTGTTGTTCTCGAAGGACGGGCGAGAGACATCACGAGCCTTCTTCCGGAAGTACGATGCCGGATTTCCGGACACGACTCGCGACGAGGCACTCTCGTTTTACGAGCGATTCCTCCGCACGGGTGCGTTGGACGACTACCGGTACACGATGGCGTCGAAACTGGGTACCAGCCAGTACTTCGACAAAAACCGCATGAGTTCGGCGATGAGCGAGTTCACTGTCGCGAAACTGTTGACCGAGGCGGGATACGATGTCATTCCCGAAATAGAAGTGACGACCGGTCACTCCCTCGATTTCCGTGCCGACCCGCGAAACGGCAGTCACGACCAATCGTCGCTCGTGGAGGTTACACGACCGCAACCTCCAACACAGCGGGCCGCGGACACACCAGTCGCCGCCCTACGCGAGACGGCGGAGACGAAATCGAACGGACAACTGAACGAACACGGTGGCGGTGCGGTGATGTTCGTCGACTGTTCCGGATTCCGTGACGACGAGTGGTCCGCCGTCGTTGGCGAGCAACCGGACGTTCGCCATCGACCGGCGGTCGTCTTCCGTGCCCGACCCTCCGGGGCCATCGATGCATACAAGAAAGGGTCGGTACCGTTATCGCTGAGTCAAGCGGTCGAGTGGGTTTAG
- a CDS encoding DUF5789 family protein, whose amino-acid sequence MTLKQASQLLDTQQYPASTKQLISSHGDYVIDLPNGTETLEEVLNRAGDETYESSQQAREAMYGALSSKAIGRRQYSDRDPTTMGTAGPDQVSF is encoded by the coding sequence ATGACGCTAAAGCAGGCAAGTCAGTTGCTCGACACACAGCAGTACCCAGCAAGCACGAAGCAACTCATCTCGTCCCACGGTGACTACGTTATCGATCTCCCCAACGGCACTGAAACGCTCGAAGAAGTGCTCAATCGTGCGGGAGACGAGACGTACGAATCGTCACAACAAGCCCGCGAAGCGATGTACGGTGCTCTCAGTAGCAAAGCAATCGGACGCAGACAGTACAGTGACCGTGACCCGACGACGATGGGAACGGCCGGTCCCGACCAAGTGTCGTTCTAA